GCATTTTAGCAAGCCATTGATTAACGTATTTATTACACTTTCAATGCCTGAAATAACGCTGATATTGTGGCATGATAGTGACTCTGGTCAGTGAAGGATTAACGGATGTTAGAACGTATTAAAGACTGTTTTACCGAGTCGATTCAAACCAAAATCGACGCAGCAGAAGCCTTGCCTGACGACATCGAGAAGGCCGCTACCATGATGGTGAACTGCTTATTAGGCGGTCACAAAATTCTTGCCTGTGGTAATGGTGGCAGTGCCGGTGATGCCCAACATTTTTCTGCTGAGCTGTTGAACCGCTTTGAGATTGAACGGCCCCCTTTGCCAGCCATCGCACTGACAACTGACAGCTCCACCCTCACCGCTATTGCTAACGATTACAGTTATGACGAAGTGTTTTCTAAGCAGGTGCTGGCACTGGGGCAACCAGGTGATATTTTACTGGCCATTTCTACCAGCGGTAATTCACGTAATGTTATTAAAGCCATGGAAGCGGCATTGAGCCGTGACATGACCATTGTAGCAATGACCGGTAAAGATGGCGGTGCCATGGCCGGCTTACTGAGTGCCAATGATGTGGAAGTGCGAGTGCCATCCAATGTCACTGCGCGCATCCAAGAAGTGCACCTGCTAGTCATTCACTGCCTCTGCGACAGTATTGACCGGACGCTGTTTCCACAGGACGACAATCAATGAGATTCCTGCTCCTGCTGGGGATGACGGTGTGGATACTCACCGGCTGTGCTGGTGCCATGATGGCGGGCACGGTAGGTGGAGCCGTAGTGCTCAATGATGAACGACCGATCACTACCCAGTTGGATGATACCAATACGGAGTTTCGCATCACCAGCGTATTGTCTGGTGATGAAGAACTGAAATCTCAAGCCAATATCAGCGGCCTGAGTATGAATGGAAATGTACTGCTGATTGGGCAGGCACCCAATTCCCACCTGAGGGATAAAGCCGTGCAATTAGTGCAAGGACTCCAGCTCGGTGGCAAAATTCACAACCAGATCCGTATCGGCAACCCCGTCTCCTTTACAACTCGCAGCAATGACAGCTGGATCACCACTAAAGTGAAGGGCCGGATGTTGAATGATAAAAACTTGGATATGACCCGGATTAAGGTAGTGACTGAAAACGGGGAAGTGTTCTTACTTGGGGTTATCAGCCGTGAACAGGCGGATATAGCCACCGATATCGCCCGCAATACTTCCGGTGTTCGCAAAGTCATCCGAATGTTTGACTATATAGAACCAAAGCAATAAGCCCAGCGTATCACCCATGAACAAAAACGCCGACGTTGGAAATCCGCGTCGGCGTTTTTTGGTTAATTCGCGATTACAGTGGAAAGCCCACCTTTTCATAAGTCTTTTTAAGGGTAGCGGCTGCACGTGCACGTGCTTTTTCAGCCCCTTCATGCAGAACCTTATTCAAAAAACTAGTATCTTCACGATACTCACGATAACGCTGTTGTAACGGCTCCAGCATGGCCACAACAGCTTCACCCGCAGCAGTTTTAAGATGGCCATACATTTTCCCTTCAAACTGTGCTTCCAAAGTCTGTACACTTTCACCGGTCACACCAGACATCAGACTCAGCAGGTTTGACACCCCTGGCTTATTATCGATATCGAAGCGCACCACAGGCGGCTCTTCACTGTCAGTCATCGCCTTTTTCAGCTTTTTCATGACGGCTTTTGGATCTTCCAACAGACCAATCACGTTATTGCGGTTATCGTCCGACTTCGACATCTTCTTCGTCGGTTCCTGCAATGCCATCACCTTGGCACCGAGTTCTGGAATAAAGGGTTCTGGAACGGTAAAGGTATCGCCATAAGCATTATTAAAACGGATAGCGATATCGCGGGTCAGTTCCAAATGCTGCTTTTGGTCCTGTCCAACCGGTACCTGATTGGCCTGATACAACAAGATGTCCGCCGCCATCAGCACTGGATAGTCAAACAGGCCAACGTTCACGTTATTCGCATGGCGCTGCGCTTTGTCTTTAAACTGAGTCATACGGCTCAGTTCACCCATCTGGGTATAGCAATTGAGCACCCAGGCCAACTGGGTATGCTCTGGCACCTGAGACTGCACAAATACCGTACTCTTTTGTGGATCAACGCCACAGGCCAGATACAAGGCCAGGGTGTCAAGACATGCCTTACGTAACTGTTCTGGTTCCTGACGCACCGTTATCGCATGTAAATCCACCACACAGTAAATGCAATCATGACTATCCTGCATGTTCACCCACTGCCGCAGTGCTCCTATGTAGTTACCGATGGTTAATTCACCGGAAGGCTGGGCACCGCTGAATACAATAGGTTTACTGTTACTGCTCATGATGTTTCATACGCTCCGTTTATTTAGACGCCAATAACGCCAGAATTTGCTCAAAATGTTCACAGACAGCATCCGGGCCGCTGAGACTGATATCTTCACCGTAGTTATAACCATAGGTCAAGCCGATGCTCGCAATTGCTGCGGCTTTCGCAGCACGAATATCATTACGGGAATCACCAACCATCAACAATTCGTCATTCGACAATTGCCATTGCTGCATCACGTGCTGTAATGGCAATGGATCGGGTTTCATTTTATCCAGGCTATCACCGCCAAGGATCAACGAAAATAGCGGGGCGATCCCAAATGATTGCAACAGCGGCACCGTAAAACGATAGGGCTTATTGGTCACCACAGCTAAACGATAGCCTTGTTGATGGAATTGCTGTAAAACAGCAGCGACGCCAGGATATAACTGACTGAACTTTTCAAGACACGCTTCATAATGCTTGAAAAATAACGGCATTATTTCATCCATTTGCGCATCAGTCGGCTCTTGCCCCAGGCTGTTTTGCAATGCGCGGCGCATCAGCATAGTCGTACCATTACCGACCCAATTACGCACTTCTGCATCAGTGCAACCGCTCAGCGACCAATCGCGTAATGTCGCGCGACAAGCCTCAGCCAAATCCGGCACGCTGTCCACCAGTGTACCATCCAAATCAAACGCAATACCTTTGATATTTCTAAAATCTGTCATCCTTACAATCCCGCCAGTGCTTGCCGCATCCTATCGATTACTGCCTTATAATCCGCTTGGCCAAAGATAGCGGAACCAGCAACAAACATATCGGCGCCAGCACACGCAATCTCAGCAATATTGTCCTCCTTGACGCCGCCGTCGACTTCAAGGCGAATGTCGTAGCCACTGTCATCGATCAACTTACGTACTTGCGCCAATTTAGTCATGGTGGTCGGGATAAAAGACTGACCGCCAAAACCTGGGTTGACCGACATCAACATAATGACATCCAGTTTATCCATCACGTAATCAAGATAGCTCAGTGGCGTTGCCGGATTAAATACCAACCCGGCTTTACAGCCGTGGTCACGGATCAGTTGCAGTGAACGATCCACGTGGTCAGTAGCTTCCGGATGGAAAGTAATAATCGACGCCCCCGCCTTGGCAAAATCAGGAATCAGGCTGTCGACAGGCTTGACCATTAAATGCACATCGATATCGGCGGTCACACCATATTTACGCAATGCCTTACAAATCATGGGCCCGAAAGTAAGGTTAGGCACATAGTGATTGTCCATGACATCAAAGTGGATAACATCAGCACCGGCAGCCAGCACTGCGTCAACCTCTTCACCAAGCCGGGCAAAATCGGCAGATAATATTGAGGGGGCAATCAAAAAAGGTCGCATAATGTACTCACGGGATGTTTAAGAAGTCGCCTATTTTACCCGCCAGGGCCATTAGTCTCTATAGACTCAGGGATTTTTCTGCCAGTTATGGGCAATAAAAAAGGGATTTCCCCGCCTTTCTAAAAAGCTGTTTAAATTAACAGCGCTTTTGTTATACTCCTAACGTCATACAGTATCGAGTGACGGGAAAATGGCCTTCAAGAATGAGCATTGTGCTTCCAGCTTAAAATCTGCTGCGATACTGGCGAGTGTTGCCGGTACTGTAGGGATTGCTGCGCTGGTATTTCAGTCGCTCACCGCCGCCGATGATAGTTTGGCGCAGAACTGCGCACAGGTAACAGAATACAATTCCAATCTCCCGAGTAGCCATCCCAATAACCGCTGCGCTGTACAGGATGATGATCTGAGCTGGACCAGTTGGTTAAGTGGAAAAAGCCGTTCAGGGCAGTTCCACTTTATTGATCTGCTGGAACTACTGCATGGTCATGAACGTAAACCATTAGATGATATGACACCGACCAATACTGGACGCTCTTCTGTTTTTTAACACCTATTTGAGTGTTATGAGCATTGGGTTAATCGGGTTGGCACTCACAGGTGTGATCATAAAGCGCGATTAATTCATCGACCTTATTCCTGGCGCTGCCTTTCTGACTGATATTACGTTGTACGCTAACCCTTTCCTTCTTGGCTCCACGATATAACTCCTGAGTTAACGCAATATCGTGATTACTTATTACCACCGGGATCCCTTTTTCCAAAGCTGTTTGGCGGGAACAACGAGCGAGAATCGCTTGGTCATCCAGACTGAAACCCGCCCCAACATAAGTAGTAAAACTAGCGGTGGTTGATAACGGTGCATATGGCGGGTCGCAATACACGACATCGCCAGCCTTCAATAGCGCAAATGCCTGCTCATAACCAATACACATGAATTCTGCACGGGAGGATTTAGCGGCAAATGCGCGGATCTCCCGCTCTGGGAAATAGGGCTTTTTATAAGAGCCAAATGGCACATTGAACGCTCCGCGCCGATTATAGCGACATAAGCCATTAAAGCCGTGGCGATTGAGATATAAAAAACTAACGGCGCGGTCAAAGGCATTACGACTACGATTAAACCGGTCTCGTACGTCATAGAATGCGTCACTATCGTTCATCGACGGAACAAACAATTCTGCGGCCGCGCCTATGTATCGCTCTGGCTCCCGCTGGATAATCTGGTACAGGTCGATAAGATCCTGATTAATATCGCACAGAAGGTAACTCGGGAAATCTGTATTCAGAAATACCGAACCCGCCCCAACAAACGGTTCAACCAGTCGTTGACCTGGAGGCAGATGACGAGTAATAGCATCAACCAGCTTGAATTTACCGCCAGCCCATTTAAGAAAGGCGCGTTGTTTTTTATTCATTTATTATGATTGATGCCAACTTCATACAAAGGCCTGGATTGTAACCTGTTTGCCAATAAATATCACGGCTATGGCTGTGCTTGTGGTTGGTAATTCTGAATATCTTTCCACGCCCGGATCCAAGGAGCGGCACCATGTTGATGCTGCCATTTTGCCGCTGCTTGTTGTGCTTGTTTATAGGTAGAGAAATGTCCCAATAACACCACCCACCATTGACCAGAACGACATAGCCAGAATGGCTCATTTTTGGGTAGCACTGACAACTGCCCAGCGACTGATTGTTGTTGCTTCATACTGGTGATCTGCAGTGTATAACCGTCCGTGGGTAAAGTGAGCACTAAGGCTGCCGCAATAGCGGCAGTTTCAATTTTTTGGGAAGGCACATTAGCAGCAATGACTGCAGAGGCTGCCGAAGACTCTGAGATAGGCGCGGCTGAATCAGAAGCAACATGGGCAACGCTTGTGACCTCTACAGTGGCGGCATCAGAAGTCACAACTTCGGCAGTGGTAACATCTGCCGTAGCAGCCGCATCCTGCAGTAATTCACTCACCGCTGCGGATGGAGTCTCATCGACGTTGACGCGGGTATTAACCTCAGCCAGCCAGGGCCATTGACCAACGGATGTTGCTGCAATTGTCGCTGCAGGTCTTAGTGTGGGTGGGAGCCAGTCTAGTAAAAATTCAGGCAACGACAACGTTGACGAAGCGGTTATCGCGAGAGACGGCAGCGCTTGCTTGGGAAGTGGCACCCTCATCTTCCCCATATACCACACACCCATTGCTAATATAGGTAAAACCACCAACGCAGTTTGTATTAACTTTCGCCAGGGGAATTCTTTTGGTGTTTCTGCTTCGCCATGTAACGCCAAATCTAGTAACTGCAACACCTCTGCTGGCGTACCGGATTGCTGTTCCAGTTGATTCACGACAATGCTTCTTGGGGTGAATGTTTTTTGCCGAGAGCGAGTTAACAGCGTCTGATATAACCCTTCCCGTTCTGCCATCGACAATGGCTCAATCCCCAATTGCAGCAACCACTGTCGCTGCTGTTGCGGTAATTGTTGCAGTAACTGCCCAACGAACTCAGGCTTGGCCGTCAGCGTCAGCGTCACCGCCGCCCCACCACAGATGACCTGAGTCAGCATCAGACATTCTGCCCAAACTGCCAAAGGAAGATTGTCGGCATCATCCAATAAGATATGGATCGGTTTTAACAATTTCGGGGTAAATCTTAGCAGGGTATCAACCAGTGAAGTGTCATCATCAAACAGCGGATCGGGTAACAACTGCATGACGATCTTACGGCGGATTTCTGCGGCAGAAGCATACTGAGGACAGGCGACTAACGCTAGATTATAGTCTTCCAACTCATTCGCTAAGGCCGTCAATATGACGGTCTTGCCAGCACCTTGAGAGCCTGCCAGCAACACCAATTGCTCGCCATAACAGGCAAGATGCTGTAATCGATGAAGAAGCGCTTCCTGAGAAGGCAGTAGAAGTTGTTCGCCAGCCACCTGTACACCACAGTGATTAATGTTGGCGGATAACCTGCTCCAGCAGAGCGTCACTCACCTGGCCAAAAACGTCGGCGCGTCCCAACGCAGTGGGTAACACTAATCGAATTTGCCCTGCAAGAACCTTCTTATCACGCCGCATATGTTTGATAAAGCTTTCAAATCCCATGGATGCTGGAGCCTTTACCGGTAACTCGAAGGTTTCCAGTAACTGACGGATGCGACAAACAATTGACTCATCCAATAAATCCATAGCTTTGGCTGTTTCTGCAGCAAGGACTGTGCCAGCGGCGACGGCTTCACCATGTAACCAGTTACCGTACCCCATCTCAGCCTCGATCGCATGACCAAACGTATGGCCGAGATTAAGCAATGCTCTAACGCCATGCTCAGTCTCATCTTCAGCGACAACTTCTGCTTTAATTTCACAACAACGACGAATAGCGTATGACAACGCCGCTGGCTGCAATGCTTTTAACTCGGAGACATGTGCTTCAAGCCATGTAAAAAATTCAGCATCCCAAATGATGCCGTATTTAATGACTTCGGCCATTCCTGCCGCAAACTCCCTCGCGGGAAGAGTACGCAGACAATGTGTATCAATGACTACCGCTTTGGGCTGGTAAAATGCACCGATCATATTTTTGCCCAATGGATGATTCACGGCAGTTTTGCCCCCAACAGAGGAATCAACTTGAGCCAGTAATGTCGTCGGTAGCTGCACAAAATCGACACCACGTTGGTAACTTGCAGCAGCAAACCCGGCCATGTCACCAATAACACCACCGCCGAGCGCCACGATGATTACATCGCGACTGCAGTTATGTTCAAGTAATGCGGTATAAATATTATTCAGCTGTTCAAGCGTTTTGAATTGTTCACCATCAGGCAACACCACTGCATGCACTTGAGTGGCAATTGCAGATAACACGTCAGTCACCTGTTGCAAGTACAGGGGACCAACAGTGTCATTCGTAACAATAAACAACGTTTTATTGGTCAGTAAAGCCAATAATTTATCAGCCTGCTGTAACAGATCCTGGCCGATCAATATAGGATAACTACGATCTCCCAACGCTACCTGGATCTGTTCCATAACTGGCCTTAAAAACCTAACTGTTCAATGATTTGGTTTGCAACAACCTTGGCACTTTGCTCATCAGTCTTGACAACGATATCAGCAATTTCTTCGTAAAGTGGGTTACGAATCTCCGCCAAATTTTCCAATACTTCACGCGGATTATCCACTTGAAGTAATGGCCGACGTTTGTCACGCTGAGTACGGGCAACTTGTTTATCAATGGTTGTTTCCAGATATACGACGATACCTCTTGCGGAAAGAAAATTACGGATATCCTTGCTCTGAACCGAACCACCACCTGTGGCCAATACGATACCCTGCTTTTCGGTTAAATCGGCTATCACCTGCGCTTCACGACGACGAAACCCCTCTTCGCCTTCAACATCGAATACCCACGTTATATCAGCGCCGGTACGACTTTCAATTTCCTGATCTGAATCGTGAAACTCTAAGTGCAGCATTTGTGCTAAGTGACGGCCTATCGTGCTTTTACCAGCACCCATAGGGCCTACTAGAAATATATTACGTTTTTCAGCCATTTCTTATACGTCTGAATCTTATGAAAAGTTTGCCGAAAGTCGATTTAGGGTCAAACCGACATGATCATCTTACCTTGCTCTAAAGAGACTTGACCCGGGATTATCTCAGCTAAAGGCCGCTTTAGGCAAGCGTGCCACTTCATTAAAGCCAAAATTCTTCCCTGAAAGTAAAGCCAGTGACATGCACTGGCTTTATCTAATCAGCCGGAATGTTAGAACTTATCGGTAACGATCTTAGGTGTTACGAAGATCAATAACTCATGCCGTTCATTGGAATCAGAGGTGTTACGGAACAGCGCACCTAACACCGGGATATCACCCAGTACTGGCACTTTGTTGACACTGTTGATCAACTGCTGCTGATAAATACCACCAAGAACGATGGTTTCACCATTGTTAACCAACACCTGAGTACCCACTTTCTGAGTATTGATAGAAACGGCTTCACCTAACGGTGTTGTCACCACTTCGCCTTTAGAATCCTGAGTGATTTCCAGATCAAGAATCACTTTGTTATCCGGAGTGATCTGCGGGGTCACCCGTAGGGACAATACCGCCTTCTTAAATTTAACCGTTGCGGCACCACTAGATGCAGATTCTACGTAGGGAATTTCAACCCCCTGCTCAATATACGCCGCTTTCTGATTAGATGTGGTAATGCGCGGGCTGGCGATAATCTCACCTTTATTTTCCTGTTCCAACGCACTCAATTCCAAATCCAAAATGGTGCCATCTGCCAACTTGGCAACGTTGAAAGCGATACTCGCAGCACTTGTCGCTGAGGCAGGCAAATTGACGTTCAACCGATTATCGATTGAAGGTGTGCTCCCCGATACCAAATCAGAGACCCCTTCGAGAGTTCCTGACGTGCCATAATCTCCTTGAAGATCGGTAATCCCCCAACGAACCCCCAAGTCTTGAGCCACGGTGTCACTCACCGTCACCATACGTGATTCAATCAATACCTGCTTAATTGGGATATCAAGTACTTTGATCAGGCGATGCACGTTTTCTAACGAATCCGCAGTGTCTTTTACTAACAAAGTATTGGTACGTTCATCAACGGTGACCGAACCACGGTCAGTTAACAGGCTCGCTTGAGCTTCACCTTTTAGCAATTTGGCGATGTCGGTCGCTTTCGCGTAATTGACTTGCAGATATTCCGAGTACAAAGGCGCCAGCTTTTGTACTTCCTGCTTGTTTTTCAGATCCTGGCTCTCGCGAATCGCTATCTCTTCGGCTGGAGCCACCATCAGAATATTACCTTCAATCCGCTTATCGAGTCCCTTGGTCTTGAGGATCAGGTCCAACGCTTGATCCCAAGGCACATCTTCCAGTCGCAGCGTAATGCTGCCGTCGACGGTATCACTGGTCACCAAATTGAAATTATTATAATCGGCCAGAATCTGCAGCACGGTGCGTACTGAAATGTTCTGGAAATCCAAAGACAATTTTTTACCGGTATATTTTTTCTCAGGCTCAACAGCTGAAGTCGCTTTTTCATCCTGAGTCATGGTCAGATGGAAGGCGTTACCCTCTTCTTTATAGCTATATTTGTACGGGCCTTTAATATCGATCAGGAACCGCGTGGTCATATCGTCACGGAACGTTTCAAAACTACGCACTGGGGTCGAAAAGTCCTGAACATCCATTACATACAATTTATCATCTGGAATTTCTGTGTTGTAAAACTTCACTTCCAGTTTGGTGCCTTTTTGTTCAACGTTAGCGGCCACTGAAGCATTATTGAGGTTGACAACCAACTCCCCGCCTTTGTCACCAGCCCGATGAAAATCGATATTTTCGATCTTATTAACGAACGGGCTGGCAGCTTTATCGGCCGCACTCATCGCTTCATCATTAACGGTCAGTCGGTAAGTGTTGCCGATAGCCTTACCTTGATAAGGTCGTACTTTGTCAAGTTTCAAAGCAACTTGCAGTACACCATCTTGCTGTTCAGTTGTTAACTGCTCTACCCCGACCTGTTTGATCGGCAGCACGGCTTTTTCCAGTGTGGACGTTGCATCACTGAAATTCAGTTTAATACCTGCAGGCTCGGCACTGAGCTTCACTTCTGGATCGGCCACCGGACTATCAAAGACCAGTTCCAACTCCAACTGATGGTCAATGATGGTGTGATATTTCACATCGACAAGTTTGTTCGCAGCCAAAGCACAAGGAACAAGACTCACCATCAACACGCAGCCCAATGCAACTTGCCACCAGTTGCCTGCTGTCTCATGGGTTTTATGCACCAAAGAAAATCTCATTATTCCCTCTTCCTTTGCCTATTTTCCGCCGGTCAAATCCAGACTGCTGCTGCGCTCGGTCCAACAACCGGAACCGTCCGGAACCAATTCAGTAATTTCGATACTGTTCTGATTTATCTTTGTTATATGGCCGTTAAATAGACCAATGTAATTTCCAACACCAATTCGATAAACGTTGCTGTCAGGGGTCTCAATCAATGCCCAGATAACACCGTTGTTACTGAGCGTGCCGCGCATTCTTAGGTTATCCAGCGCGTATGTTTCCAAGCGTTCCTTGCGACGTTTCAGGTCGGGCTGTCGACAATCCTTGGTTGTATCTATCGCTTCAGCGGTCAGCTCTCGGGATGGTGGTACAAAAGGACTGCGAAGCAGATCTGCATCATACTGAAAATGCTCAAATTTAGGCGGTTCCTTTAACGGAGGAATATGCGCCACATGCGTTTTCTTCACACTCTCCACATATTGCTGTAAATCTTCGTGGTTGCCAATACAACCACTCAGCAGCACTATCAGCGGCAGGGGCAATATCCATCTCATTTGCTTTTCCCCTTAGCCTTTTTGGCATTTGCCGGTAACTCTGCACCTTCTTTAAAACGATAAGTTTTAGCTAAAATGTCCATCGACAAATTGCCATCAGCTTCTCGCTTAATCACAAAATCATGCAGACTGACAATCCGCGGTAATTTAGCGACACCACTGACCATGTGTCCCATTTGATGATAATCACCGGTTACAGACATCCGGATTGGGTATTCAATATAAAAATCACGTTGGACTTCTGCATCCCAATCAATGCTGTTGATACGCAAACCAGCGTCCGTCGCAACATAGGTCAAGTCATCCAGCAATCCGGGCATTTCGTTCTGAGATGGCAACATTTTCAGCAATTCTGCGAACTGCGCTTCCATCTGCTTTAATTGTTCTCGGTAGAGATCCAGATTAGCCGCTAATTGATATTTATTGCGAAAATCGTCGCGTAATTGCTGCTCTTTACCCTGCTCTACCTTGTAGATATCAATCGCATCAGAAACAAACAGAAAATAACCACCGACAAATACCAGAATGGCTAAAATCCCGGCAAAAACCGCTTTGACCTGGGTTGGCCAGCCACCGATATTTTCCATGTCCAGATCATTAAACTGGCTCAAATCAAACTTCATTTAGCGGTTCCCCCCTTAGCAGTCTGGACTGAGCCCGCAGGTGGTTGTTCCCCACCTTTGATAGTGACTTTAAGACTGAACCGCTGCAGTTCCCGGATATCATCTTTCTGAGATACGATGGATTGCATTGTCGGGTCTTGCAGCCACGCTGATGCCTTAATCTTGCGCATCATGTTGGCTACGTTGTTGTTAGATTCGCTACGACCTTCAATCCAGATAATACTGCCTTTCTTTTCTACGCTTGAAAGGTAAACGCCGGGAGGTATCACCCGTACCAGCTCATCCAATATATGCGTCGGCAGATTACGTGACTGCTGCAAATCCAGAATGATTTCAGTACGTTTTTCAATATCAGCTTTTCGTTGCTTAATCTTGGTGATCTCAGCAATCTGCTTATCAAGTTGCTGAATTTCATGCTGCAGATAAGCATTACGTTCTCGCTGATCATCCGTCATCCAGCCAATAAATTGCAGCGCCAGATAAACCAGCACCGCGGCACCGATAAATACAGCGGCCAGAATCCCGATATAGTCACGTTTCTGTTTTTCCCTCGCCTCTTCACGCCAGGGCAGCAGGTTTATGTTCGCCATTGCCCATAACTCCTTAATGCGAGACCGCAAGCAATCATGTATTTGCTGATATTTGGCGCCAGTTTTTGCTGAACACTGCCGTCAGCCTGCAAACACCCTTTAAAAGGATCCGCAGTGATCGTTGGTACCCCGAGTTCATTCGTCAGCAGGTTGGCCATTCCTTCCAGC
This portion of the Shewanella yunxiaonensis genome encodes:
- a CDS encoding type IV pilus secretin PilQ, whose product is MRFSLVHKTHETAGNWWQVALGCVLMVSLVPCALAANKLVDVKYHTIIDHQLELELVFDSPVADPEVKLSAEPAGIKLNFSDATSTLEKAVLPIKQVGVEQLTTEQQDGVLQVALKLDKVRPYQGKAIGNTYRLTVNDEAMSAADKAASPFVNKIENIDFHRAGDKGGELVVNLNNASVAANVEQKGTKLEVKFYNTEIPDDKLYVMDVQDFSTPVRSFETFRDDMTTRFLIDIKGPYKYSYKEEGNAFHLTMTQDEKATSAVEPEKKYTGKKLSLDFQNISVRTVLQILADYNNFNLVTSDTVDGSITLRLEDVPWDQALDLILKTKGLDKRIEGNILMVAPAEEIAIRESQDLKNKQEVQKLAPLYSEYLQVNYAKATDIAKLLKGEAQASLLTDRGSVTVDERTNTLLVKDTADSLENVHRLIKVLDIPIKQVLIESRMVTVSDTVAQDLGVRWGITDLQGDYGTSGTLEGVSDLVSGSTPSIDNRLNVNLPASATSAASIAFNVAKLADGTILDLELSALEQENKGEIIASPRITTSNQKAAYIEQGVEIPYVESASSGAATVKFKKAVLSLRVTPQITPDNKVILDLEITQDSKGEVVTTPLGEAVSINTQKVGTQVLVNNGETIVLGGIYQQQLINSVNKVPVLGDIPVLGALFRNTSDSNERHELLIFVTPKIVTDKF
- a CDS encoding pilus assembly protein PilP, with amino-acid sequence MRWILPLPLIVLLSGCIGNHEDLQQYVESVKKTHVAHIPPLKEPPKFEHFQYDADLLRSPFVPPSRELTAEAIDTTKDCRQPDLKRRKERLETYALDNLRMRGTLSNNGVIWALIETPDSNVYRIGVGNYIGLFNGHITKINQNSIEITELVPDGSGCWTERSSSLDLTGGK
- a CDS encoding type IV pilus inner membrane component PilO, producing the protein MKFDLSQFNDLDMENIGGWPTQVKAVFAGILAILVFVGGYFLFVSDAIDIYKVEQGKEQQLRDDFRNKYQLAANLDLYREQLKQMEAQFAELLKMLPSQNEMPGLLDDLTYVATDAGLRINSIDWDAEVQRDFYIEYPIRMSVTGDYHQMGHMVSGVAKLPRIVSLHDFVIKREADGNLSMDILAKTYRFKEGAELPANAKKAKGKSK
- a CDS encoding PilN domain-containing protein; translation: MANINLLPWREEAREKQKRDYIGILAAVFIGAAVLVYLALQFIGWMTDDQRERNAYLQHEIQQLDKQIAEITKIKQRKADIEKRTEIILDLQQSRNLPTHILDELVRVIPPGVYLSSVEKKGSIIWIEGRSESNNNVANMMRKIKASAWLQDPTMQSIVSQKDDIRELQRFSLKVTIKGGEQPPAGSVQTAKGGTAK